A window from Desulfofalx alkaliphila DSM 12257 encodes these proteins:
- a CDS encoding helix-turn-helix domain-containing protein, with the protein MAVSYKKLWKLLIDKDMKKKDLREAAGISTSSMAKLGKNENVTTDVLVKICKALKCDISDIMEIIDDD; encoded by the coding sequence ATGGCCGTAAGCTATAAAAAACTATGGAAACTCTTAATTGATAAAGATATGAAAAAGAAAGATTTAAGAGAAGCGGCTGGTATTAGTACATCTTCTATGGCAAAACTGGGTAAAAACGAAAATGTTACGACCGATGTGCTTGTGAAGATTTGCAAGGCATTAAAGTGTGATATTTCCGATATTATGGAAATTATTGATGATGACTAA